The following proteins come from a genomic window of Corallococcus sp. NCRR:
- a CDS encoding pseudouridine-5'-phosphate glycosidase, protein MDFRYSDEVRRAKDSGQPLVALETSVVAQGLPYPDNLAAARACEEAVRRAGAVPAPIALVDGEVWIGLEDATLRRLAEGKEKLLKVGSRDLAVAVATRSSGGTTVSATCELAAAAGIRVFSTGGIGGVHRGASEHWDISQDIAALSRYPVAVVCAGAKSVLDLPKTMELLETAGVPVIGVGTNELPSFYSRESGLSLEHRADDAETAARIAHARFEMLGQGGVLYTVPPPVEAALPRNDVELHIASALADADRQGVRGKAVTPFLLGEMAKRTGGKTLKTNLALLENNARFAGALAVAYARLAKR, encoded by the coding sequence ATGGACTTCCGTTATTCGGACGAGGTGCGGCGCGCGAAGGACTCCGGGCAGCCGCTGGTGGCGCTGGAGACGAGCGTCGTCGCGCAGGGCCTGCCGTACCCCGACAACCTGGCCGCCGCTCGCGCGTGCGAGGAGGCCGTGCGCCGCGCTGGCGCCGTGCCCGCGCCCATCGCGCTCGTGGACGGCGAGGTGTGGATTGGCCTGGAGGACGCCACGCTGCGCCGCCTGGCCGAGGGCAAGGAGAAGCTGCTCAAGGTGGGCTCGCGCGACCTGGCCGTGGCGGTGGCCACCCGCTCCAGCGGCGGCACCACGGTGAGCGCCACGTGCGAGCTGGCCGCGGCGGCGGGCATCCGCGTCTTCTCCACCGGTGGCATCGGCGGCGTGCACCGGGGCGCTTCCGAGCACTGGGACATCTCGCAGGACATCGCGGCCCTGTCGCGCTACCCCGTCGCCGTGGTGTGCGCGGGCGCCAAGTCCGTGTTGGATCTGCCCAAGACCATGGAGCTGTTGGAGACGGCGGGCGTGCCCGTCATCGGCGTGGGCACGAACGAGCTGCCGTCCTTCTACAGCCGCGAGTCCGGCCTCTCCCTGGAGCACCGCGCGGACGACGCGGAGACCGCCGCGCGCATCGCCCACGCTCGCTTCGAGATGCTGGGGCAGGGCGGCGTGCTCTACACGGTGCCGCCTCCGGTGGAGGCCGCGCTGCCCCGCAACGACGTGGAGCTGCACATCGCGTCGGCGCTGGCGGACGCGGACCGGCAGGGCGTGCGCGGCAAGGCCGTGACGCCGTTCCTCCTGGGCGAGATGGCGAAGCGCACCGGGGGCAAGACGCTCAAGACGAACCTGGCGCTTTTGGAGAACAACGCGCGCTTCGCGGGGGCGCTGGCCGTGGCCTACGCCCGCCTCGCGAAGCGCTGA
- a CDS encoding GAF domain-containing protein: protein MAEVTLDLRGQPKTEAYAELTTHALAILEGVDDDICAMATMSCLLHNAFGHLWTGFYRVVTPGKLLRVGPYQGTLGCLEITFGKGVCGTSAAKGETVVVPDVHAFPGHITCDGRSASEIVVPVYGRNRELIAVLDIDSEHKNTFDDVDRAALEDLMSWFQHRTA from the coding sequence ATGGCCGAAGTCACCCTGGATCTGCGCGGTCAGCCCAAGACCGAGGCATACGCGGAGCTGACGACCCACGCGCTCGCCATCCTCGAAGGCGTGGATGACGACATCTGCGCGATGGCGACGATGAGCTGCCTGCTGCACAACGCCTTCGGCCACCTGTGGACCGGCTTCTACCGGGTGGTGACGCCCGGGAAGCTGCTGCGCGTGGGCCCCTACCAGGGGACGCTCGGGTGCCTGGAGATCACCTTCGGCAAGGGCGTGTGCGGCACGTCCGCGGCAAAGGGTGAGACGGTGGTGGTGCCGGACGTGCACGCGTTCCCGGGCCACATCACCTGCGACGGGCGCTCCGCGTCTGAAATCGTGGTGCCGGTGTACGGGCGAAACCGCGAGCTCATCGCGGTGCTCGACATCGACTCCGAGCACAAGAACACCTTCGACGACGTGGACCGCGCGGCGCTGGAAGACCTGATGTCCTGGTTCCAGCACCGCACGGCCTGA
- a CDS encoding SIR2 family NAD-dependent protein deacylase translates to MEPLVLDSKTRLLVLTGAGVSAESGVPTFRGMNGLWENHPVEAVASPQGFESNPALVWRFYSQRRAGAADVKPNPGHDALVHWEQHLGDRFLLATQNVDGLHTKAGSQRVVDMHGNLFRTKCADCQRAPFADTTVHPSGTVPKCDSCGGRLRPDIVWFGEMLDPKDLARIGDFITRDDGTRLVFLAAGTSGAVWPAAGIVDEVRSVRGDTWLVNYESAANTERFHHFVQGMSGQVLPTLAKLA, encoded by the coding sequence GTGGAACCGCTCGTCCTGGATTCGAAAACCCGCCTGCTCGTCCTCACCGGCGCCGGAGTCTCCGCGGAGAGCGGGGTGCCCACCTTCCGGGGCATGAACGGGCTCTGGGAGAACCACCCCGTGGAGGCGGTGGCATCCCCGCAGGGCTTCGAGTCGAACCCCGCGCTCGTCTGGCGCTTCTACTCGCAGCGCCGGGCGGGGGCCGCGGACGTGAAGCCCAACCCGGGCCACGACGCGCTGGTGCACTGGGAGCAGCACCTGGGGGACCGCTTCCTCCTGGCCACGCAGAACGTGGACGGCCTGCACACGAAGGCGGGCAGCCAGCGCGTGGTGGACATGCACGGCAACCTCTTCCGCACGAAGTGCGCGGACTGCCAGCGCGCGCCCTTCGCGGACACCACCGTGCATCCGTCGGGCACCGTGCCGAAGTGCGACAGCTGCGGGGGCCGGCTGCGGCCGGACATCGTCTGGTTCGGGGAGATGCTGGACCCCAAGGACCTGGCGCGCATTGGCGACTTCATCACGCGCGACGACGGCACGCGGCTGGTGTTCCTGGCCGCGGGCACGTCCGGAGCGGTATGGCCCGCGGCGGGCATCGTGGACGAGGTGCGCTCCGTGCGCGGGGATACGTGGCTCGTGAACTATGAGTCCGCCGCGAACACGGAGCGCTTCCATCACTTCGTCCAGGGAATGAGCGGACAGGTGCTGCCCACCCTGGCGAAGCTCGCCTAA
- a CDS encoding ABC transporter ATP-binding protein, whose product MTAVSRTEKSEEVSDQQGRLAALRNILPVLRIVWEAGPRTVVAHGVLRSLAALCPLAVLLVARWIVDGVVATAGTGQGMTPRLWGLVALEFGLAILGAVLNRGIEHMNVVLREQYTRHISLRLMDQASRLDLSTYEDPGFHDRLERARAQATDRLMMVAAIARFLQLGLTTVSLCAGIVLYSPWLLLNIAVCLVPAALGEAWFGARGYAMNFRHTPRRRELDYLRQLGASRENAKELKIFGLSPFLMHRYDAVSKELMRDVVGLSGRALFGLSLLSVVSSFGYYGAYAFVIHQAASGVLSVGELTFLAGAIAGANRTLQELSITGAGIADQSLYLRDMLSFFALKPSIHSRPDALPVPRPIRKGLEFRDVTFIYPGRPEPILQGVNFHIAPGERIALIGENGQGKTTLVKLLMRLYEPTSGQILLDGVDLKDYRLEDLWNEVGVIFQDFARYEMSARQNIAVGRIEQHEDDERIVDAARKSQADTVIDKLPARYAQMLGRRFDGGLELSGGEWQRIALARAYLRDAQILVLDEPTAALDARAELDVFNRFGELSSGKMALLISHRFSTVKMADRIFVLANGKIVEEGHHEHLMAAGGRYATMYELQASRYR is encoded by the coding sequence ATGACGGCGGTGAGCAGGACGGAGAAGTCGGAGGAGGTGTCCGATCAGCAGGGACGCCTGGCCGCGCTCCGCAACATCCTTCCCGTGCTCCGCATCGTGTGGGAGGCGGGGCCCCGCACGGTGGTGGCGCACGGAGTGCTCCGCTCGCTCGCGGCGTTGTGTCCGCTGGCGGTGTTGCTCGTGGCCCGGTGGATCGTCGATGGCGTCGTGGCCACGGCCGGAACGGGGCAGGGCATGACGCCCCGGCTCTGGGGCCTGGTCGCGCTGGAGTTCGGCCTCGCGATCCTGGGGGCGGTGCTGAACCGGGGCATCGAGCACATGAACGTGGTGCTGCGTGAGCAATACACGCGGCACATCAGCCTGCGTCTGATGGACCAGGCGTCGCGGCTGGACCTGTCGACCTACGAGGATCCGGGCTTCCATGACCGGCTGGAGCGGGCGCGGGCCCAGGCCACGGACCGGCTGATGATGGTTGCCGCCATCGCCCGCTTCCTGCAACTCGGGCTGACCACGGTGAGCCTGTGCGCGGGCATCGTGCTGTATTCGCCGTGGCTGCTCCTCAACATCGCGGTGTGCCTGGTGCCCGCCGCGCTGGGCGAGGCCTGGTTCGGGGCGCGCGGCTACGCGATGAACTTCCGGCACACGCCCAGGCGGCGCGAATTGGACTACCTGCGGCAGTTGGGGGCGAGCCGGGAGAACGCGAAGGAGCTGAAGATCTTCGGGCTCAGCCCCTTCCTGATGCATCGCTATGACGCCGTGTCGAAGGAGCTCATGCGGGACGTCGTGGGGTTGTCGGGGCGCGCGCTCTTCGGGCTCTCGCTGCTCTCGGTGGTGAGCTCGTTCGGCTACTACGGCGCCTATGCCTTCGTCATCCACCAGGCGGCGAGCGGCGTGTTGTCCGTGGGCGAACTCACGTTCCTGGCGGGCGCCATCGCGGGCGCGAACCGGACCCTCCAGGAGCTCTCCATCACCGGGGCGGGGATCGCGGACCAGTCGCTCTACCTCCGCGACATGCTGTCTTTCTTTGCCCTCAAGCCCTCCATCCATTCCCGGCCCGACGCGCTCCCGGTGCCCCGGCCCATCCGCAAGGGCCTGGAGTTCCGCGACGTGACATTCATCTATCCGGGCCGGCCGGAGCCCATCCTCCAGGGCGTCAACTTCCACATCGCTCCCGGCGAGCGCATCGCGCTCATTGGAGAGAACGGCCAGGGCAAGACGACGCTCGTGAAGCTGCTGATGCGCCTCTACGAGCCGACCTCCGGGCAGATCCTCCTGGATGGAGTGGACCTCAAGGACTACCGCCTGGAGGACCTGTGGAACGAGGTGGGGGTCATCTTCCAGGACTTCGCCCGCTATGAGATGTCGGCCCGCCAGAACATCGCGGTGGGGCGCATCGAGCAGCACGAGGACGACGAGCGCATCGTGGACGCCGCCCGCAAGAGCCAGGCGGACACCGTCATCGACAAGCTGCCGGCCCGCTACGCGCAGATGTTGGGGCGGCGCTTCGACGGTGGGCTCGAACTGTCGGGAGGCGAGTGGCAGCGCATCGCGCTCGCCCGCGCTTACTTGCGCGACGCGCAGATCCTCGTGCTGGACGAACCCACCGCCGCGCTCGACGCGCGCGCCGAGCTGGATGTGTTCAACCGCTTCGGCGAGCTGTCCAGCGGGAAGATGGCGCTGCTCATCTCGCACCGCTTCTCCACGGTGAAGATGGCCGACCGCATCTTCGTCCTGGCGAACGGGAAGATTGTCGAAGAGGGCCACCACGAGCACCTGATGGCGGCGGGTGGGCGCTACGCGACGATGTACGAGCTTCAGGCCTCCCGCTACCGCTGA
- a CDS encoding two-component regulator propeller domain-containing protein, with amino-acid sequence MLDYTRTFGVERPQSVGLDEGLNLWILDGRRIGVLRPGDTRPTWSSNVGQAAEPFGPDALATDSTVICGGEAGRAYVGYSANEMKRAEGIEQRTYIPWRGEAGYSPERFAEYRKGDLDAVRLQPDGTVKLEEHLWRTTGASNAGREAGIHNTNDFHYEEDRTVLNCARVTRGRDRGDLYITTNHGVTRIQGLVYNSHRHPGWYLYENGSEWGSLQCPYMHGLGIGQNGDVLVANEQMVGVLVPSPKLEEWDREFTWEGPTPWSFKSFNDALNGQATDDYWRAFEQVRSGRYYLGSKEYGVWALTPKNRSTGNWSKLAGLPSNRILSLKATDDGALYIGTDGAGLWRLEADGTTLSQVRDVPGQQVKQLVYEPTVTPSMLLVLTDKGLTVLRGP; translated from the coding sequence GTGCTCGACTACACGCGCACGTTCGGCGTCGAGAGACCCCAGAGCGTCGGGCTCGATGAAGGGCTCAACCTCTGGATCCTCGATGGCCGCCGCATCGGCGTGCTGCGCCCGGGCGACACCCGGCCCACGTGGAGCTCCAACGTCGGGCAGGCGGCGGAGCCCTTCGGTCCGGACGCGCTCGCGACCGACTCCACCGTCATCTGCGGCGGTGAGGCCGGACGCGCCTACGTGGGCTATTCCGCCAACGAGATGAAGCGCGCGGAGGGCATCGAGCAGCGCACGTACATCCCCTGGAGGGGCGAGGCGGGCTACTCCCCCGAGCGCTTCGCCGAGTACCGCAAGGGAGACCTCGACGCGGTCCGCCTCCAGCCGGACGGCACCGTCAAGCTCGAGGAGCACCTCTGGCGGACCACCGGCGCGTCGAACGCGGGCCGCGAGGCGGGCATCCACAACACGAATGACTTCCACTACGAGGAGGACCGCACCGTCCTCAACTGCGCCCGCGTGACGCGCGGCCGCGACCGCGGCGACCTCTACATCACCACCAACCACGGCGTGACGCGCATCCAGGGGCTCGTCTACAACAGCCACCGCCACCCGGGCTGGTACCTCTACGAGAACGGCTCGGAGTGGGGCTCGCTGCAGTGCCCCTACATGCACGGCCTGGGCATCGGGCAGAACGGGGACGTCCTCGTCGCCAACGAGCAGATGGTCGGCGTGCTCGTGCCCAGCCCCAAGCTGGAGGAGTGGGACCGCGAGTTCACATGGGAAGGCCCCACGCCCTGGTCGTTCAAGAGCTTCAACGACGCGCTCAACGGCCAGGCCACCGATGACTACTGGCGCGCCTTCGAACAGGTCCGCTCCGGCCGCTACTACCTGGGCAGCAAGGAGTACGGCGTCTGGGCGCTGACGCCGAAGAACCGCTCCACGGGCAACTGGTCGAAGCTCGCGGGGTTGCCGTCCAACCGCATCCTCTCGCTCAAGGCGACGGACGACGGCGCGCTCTACATCGGCACGGACGGCGCCGGCCTCTGGCGGCTGGAGGCGGACGGCACCACGCTGAGCCAGGTGCGCGACGTGCCCGGCCAGCAGGTGAAACAGCTCGTCTACGAGCCCACCGTGACGCCGAGCATGCTGCTCGTCCTCACCGACAAGGGGCTCACGGTGCTCCGCGGCCCGTAG
- a CDS encoding poly(A) polymerase yields MSQERFTTSREVYHRIRWDSRIDAREFVVGYDAHRGAMEEMPFEAFIPDGEIPWHRVWYFKRGTQVVWDRKARIDLVSNARPVEEAPAPPPSITVPGFTPLPAWRYDARSGAWTQASREPGRASSSAAPLTIATFNVLFDLYDAQLLATGRRTPAALALLRETGADVIALQEVTPSFLEALLAEPWVRERYWMSDGPGARTVTPYGQVLLSRVPLASVWQRVFSRDKRVITAELHLLGGTLWVATPHLTSDRDASGASARAVQVEALLEWTRVLGSTGDAEALDLVLAGDFNFGDGAPEAASFARAGFVDAWSSLRPSEAGETFNPRLNSLAAVTTVSGALQRLDRVLVMSPSGRLAPESVELFGEAPLAGPPGPTGQALFASDHFGLRCVLRREAIGSREAPSARSSTALVHHTALVLIPPDDVWGPIQALRKKHDAKFQRWMPHITLLYPFVPEEDFETAEAILVDALQGVEPFDVTLSSFGHFEHRANATAWLRPDDQPSGALAALHAKLVAALPECASSAHGGFTPHLSVGQLSLSADIARTLAEWQRAWRPLKFRVGELCLIRRKGDTPFEVIRRIPLTQAPRATPEHEDAPLRDALASINAVESHEGRAARTSAVEQLRQHCERIGATLHPYGSYLLGTDGAGSDVDAVAIGPASLSRDDFAQALLHALAPGTARYVADAAIPLVKLSLLGVSFDLAYASRPEGAPPGEPLTLLERHGEQLDPAGLRAVLGLADTLGVMDAITRDAGRTERFRTLLRAVKAWARARGIYSHALGYLGGLSWTLLAAWACTRATPDAMRSDAALLSHFFGTFAAWPWPQPVTLTAETARYRPEGKRDLLPVIAPSLPARNTARNVSRSTSRVIREELLRARELVARARASRAPSAWAELFQPLSANETPPAALLLSVDAPTAEDRDAVAGWILGHVTALVYRLEGDRRLSVRPLQPAQAGGALLIGLDVREARDAAALAWHPSSPLFAAVEAFRASFQEWTHRPFGAVLQVEWVRGHDSSRSDAPGS; encoded by the coding sequence ATGTCCCAGGAACGCTTCACGACCAGCCGCGAGGTGTATCACCGGATCCGGTGGGACTCGCGGATCGACGCCCGCGAGTTCGTTGTCGGTTACGATGCGCACCGCGGCGCGATGGAGGAGATGCCCTTCGAGGCGTTCATCCCCGACGGCGAGATTCCGTGGCACCGCGTCTGGTACTTCAAGCGCGGGACCCAGGTGGTGTGGGACCGCAAGGCGCGCATCGACCTGGTGAGCAACGCCCGGCCCGTGGAGGAGGCGCCCGCGCCACCTCCGAGTATCACGGTGCCAGGGTTCACCCCCTTGCCCGCATGGCGGTACGACGCGCGCTCGGGAGCGTGGACCCAGGCCTCTCGTGAGCCGGGCCGCGCGTCTTCCTCCGCGGCGCCGCTCACCATCGCCACCTTCAACGTCCTCTTCGACCTGTACGACGCGCAGTTGCTGGCGACCGGGCGCAGGACCCCGGCGGCGCTCGCGCTGCTCCGTGAAACGGGCGCGGACGTCATCGCTCTTCAGGAAGTCACTCCGTCGTTCCTCGAAGCCCTGCTCGCGGAGCCGTGGGTCCGCGAGCGCTACTGGATGTCCGACGGTCCCGGTGCACGGACGGTGACGCCCTACGGTCAGGTGCTCCTGTCGCGCGTGCCGCTCGCCTCGGTGTGGCAGCGCGTCTTCTCCCGCGACAAGCGCGTCATCACCGCCGAACTGCATCTCTTGGGCGGTACGCTGTGGGTAGCCACGCCGCACCTGACGAGCGACCGGGACGCCTCCGGAGCCTCCGCGCGCGCCGTCCAGGTCGAGGCCCTCCTCGAATGGACCCGCGTGCTCGGTTCCACGGGTGATGCCGAAGCGCTGGACCTGGTGCTGGCCGGTGACTTCAACTTCGGCGACGGCGCGCCAGAAGCGGCATCCTTCGCTCGCGCGGGCTTCGTGGATGCGTGGTCCTCGCTGCGACCTTCGGAAGCAGGGGAGACGTTCAACCCGCGGTTGAACAGCCTGGCGGCGGTCACCACCGTCTCGGGAGCGCTCCAGCGGTTGGACCGGGTGCTGGTGATGTCTCCTTCGGGCCGGCTCGCTCCTGAGTCCGTGGAGCTCTTTGGTGAAGCGCCCCTGGCGGGACCGCCTGGGCCCACCGGGCAGGCCCTCTTCGCTTCGGATCACTTCGGTCTGCGCTGCGTCCTGCGCCGTGAGGCCATCGGGTCTCGCGAGGCGCCCTCCGCGCGCTCCTCCACGGCGCTGGTCCATCACACGGCACTGGTGCTCATCCCGCCTGACGATGTCTGGGGCCCCATCCAGGCACTGCGCAAGAAACACGACGCGAAGTTCCAGCGGTGGATGCCTCACATCACGCTGCTGTATCCCTTCGTTCCGGAAGAGGACTTCGAGACGGCGGAGGCCATCCTCGTGGATGCACTCCAGGGCGTCGAACCCTTCGACGTGACGCTTTCCTCGTTCGGCCACTTCGAGCACCGAGCCAACGCGACAGCGTGGCTCCGTCCCGACGACCAGCCCTCCGGCGCGCTGGCGGCCCTGCACGCGAAGCTCGTGGCGGCCCTCCCTGAATGCGCCTCGTCCGCCCACGGTGGCTTCACGCCCCACCTCTCCGTGGGCCAGCTCTCGCTCTCGGCGGACATCGCTCGCACGCTCGCGGAGTGGCAGCGCGCATGGCGTCCGCTGAAGTTCCGCGTGGGCGAGCTCTGCCTCATCCGGAGGAAGGGGGACACGCCCTTCGAAGTCATCCGGCGCATTCCCCTGACGCAGGCGCCTCGTGCAACCCCGGAGCACGAGGATGCTCCGCTGCGCGATGCACTGGCCTCCATCAACGCCGTCGAGTCACATGAAGGACGCGCCGCCAGGACCTCCGCCGTGGAGCAGCTGCGCCAGCATTGCGAACGGATCGGCGCCACGCTGCATCCCTACGGCTCCTATCTCCTGGGCACGGATGGCGCGGGCAGTGACGTGGACGCGGTCGCCATCGGGCCGGCGAGCCTGTCCCGTGATGACTTCGCACAAGCGCTCCTCCATGCGCTGGCACCGGGCACGGCCCGCTACGTGGCGGACGCCGCCATCCCGCTGGTGAAGCTGTCCCTCCTGGGCGTGAGCTTCGACCTCGCCTATGCGAGCCGTCCGGAGGGCGCGCCCCCGGGGGAGCCCCTGACGCTGCTCGAACGGCACGGTGAGCAGCTCGACCCCGCGGGCCTCCGCGCCGTGCTGGGGCTGGCGGACACGCTGGGCGTGATGGACGCCATCACACGTGACGCCGGACGGACCGAGCGGTTCCGGACCCTGCTGCGCGCGGTGAAGGCCTGGGCCCGGGCCCGAGGCATCTACTCGCACGCGCTGGGTTACCTCGGAGGGCTGTCGTGGACGCTGCTCGCGGCGTGGGCCTGCACCCGCGCGACCCCGGACGCCATGCGGTCCGACGCGGCGTTGCTCTCGCACTTCTTCGGGACCTTCGCCGCCTGGCCGTGGCCCCAGCCGGTGACGCTCACGGCCGAGACGGCGCGCTACCGGCCCGAAGGCAAGCGCGACCTCCTGCCCGTCATCGCCCCCTCGCTCCCGGCTCGAAACACCGCGCGCAACGTGTCGCGGTCCACCTCCCGCGTCATCCGGGAGGAACTGCTCCGTGCCCGCGAGCTCGTGGCCCGGGCCCGGGCCTCACGCGCGCCTTCGGCCTGGGCGGAACTCTTCCAGCCCCTGAGCGCCAACGAGACGCCACCGGCCGCGTTGCTCCTGTCCGTCGACGCGCCCACCGCCGAGGACCGGGACGCCGTCGCGGGTTGGATCCTCGGACATGTCACGGCCCTGGTGTACCGGCTGGAGGGTGACCGGCGCCTGTCCGTGCGTCCGCTGCAACCCGCCCAGGCCGGAGGAGCGCTGCTCATCGGTCTGGACGTGCGTGAGGCGCGGGACGCGGCCGCGCTGGCCTGGCATCCGTCCAGCCCGCTGTTCGCGGCGGTGGAGGCCTTCCGCGCGTCCTTCCAGGAATGGACGCACCGCCCATTCGGCGCGGTGCTCCAGGTCGAATGGGTGCGTGGCCATGACAGCTCACGGAGCGACGCACCCGGTTCGTAA
- a CDS encoding DUF6068 family protein: protein MTMRPSLPIAALLGAALSFLPGCESTKSSGPSASDTRADTTASVQASEAWARARVGDRVTYSFSATRGPEPRGGGTARTIQGQLTLEVVAVQQPWVWVRAAFSDESGKPQSQVRLARDLIIPVRSDLSRPLDVPHGGTATAEVASSAGRSWEAVRYVSDQRSFDGPLRTRVYANTPGPLYLARGLIEASTESAGFRVPGGHQLKLKEVREGSAEASAPAPALDRPLGPGAYYERYVDVGPSPGVQRVCFTAERGYLLRSEGPVDANAAPCSDFSQAEPEPLEELLMGLPSEVVFTEDWPPAAAANGTRGTFSAEGHDVPALITQSTEDVEGTQRAFSDTYAADPWAPGLAGLPYEARFQPLANTTERVVTGGKREPEGGTRIVRWGSWLTGAK from the coding sequence ATGACCATGCGCCCTTCCCTCCCCATCGCCGCGCTGTTGGGTGCGGCCCTGTCGTTCCTCCCCGGCTGTGAGAGCACGAAGTCGAGCGGCCCTTCCGCATCCGACACGCGAGCCGACACCACGGCGTCCGTGCAGGCCTCCGAGGCCTGGGCGCGTGCCCGCGTGGGCGACCGCGTCACGTATTCCTTCAGCGCGACCCGGGGCCCCGAGCCCCGCGGCGGTGGTACCGCGCGCACGATCCAGGGGCAGCTGACGCTGGAGGTGGTGGCCGTACAGCAACCCTGGGTCTGGGTGCGCGCGGCCTTCAGCGATGAAAGCGGCAAGCCGCAATCCCAGGTGCGGCTGGCGCGTGACCTGATCATCCCGGTGCGCTCGGACCTGTCGCGCCCGCTCGACGTGCCGCATGGAGGCACGGCCACCGCCGAGGTCGCCTCCAGCGCCGGCCGTTCCTGGGAGGCCGTGCGCTACGTCAGCGACCAGCGCTCCTTCGACGGCCCGCTGCGCACGCGCGTGTACGCCAACACGCCGGGCCCGCTGTACCTCGCCCGTGGGCTGATTGAAGCGAGCACCGAGTCCGCCGGCTTCCGCGTGCCGGGTGGACACCAGCTGAAGCTGAAAGAGGTCCGCGAGGGCTCGGCCGAGGCCAGCGCCCCGGCGCCCGCGCTGGACCGGCCCCTGGGCCCGGGCGCGTACTACGAGCGGTATGTGGACGTGGGGCCCTCGCCCGGCGTGCAGCGCGTCTGCTTCACCGCGGAGCGCGGCTACCTGCTGCGCTCCGAGGGCCCCGTCGACGCCAACGCGGCCCCCTGCTCCGACTTCTCCCAGGCCGAGCCGGAGCCCCTGGAGGAGCTGCTGATGGGGCTGCCCTCGGAGGTGGTGTTCACGGAGGACTGGCCGCCCGCCGCCGCGGCCAACGGCACCCGGGGCACGTTCAGCGCGGAGGGCCACGATGTGCCCGCCCTCATCACGCAGAGCACCGAGGACGTCGAAGGCACCCAGCGCGCCTTCTCCGATACCTACGCGGCCGACCCGTGGGCGCCGGGGCTCGCGGGACTGCCGTATGAGGCGCGCTTCCAGCCGCTCGCCAACACCACCGAGCGCGTGGTGACGGGCGGCAAGCGCGAGCCCGAGGGCGGCACGCGGATCGTGCGCTGGGGCTCGTGGCTCACGGGAGCGAAGTAA
- a CDS encoding zinc-dependent metalloprotease yields MFKKAAVLVASCGALLSGCGTDLESENQEIVSNLIEAGFPADDIMVADGQVYVGRDAHVSLEASREMLQPATQETQEQYRTTNLVSSTKTKICINPTSTFNSYSRLSQGLDLAIQNYNQRGLSFTMARGPTTGCSANITATVMSGAGGSAGFPSGGNPYGTINIGTGLQSYSVDVNEHVITHELGHCIGFRHSDYYNRAISCGGSASNEGTAGVGAILISGTPSTATVGGSIMNSCFRSTESGEFTSSDITALNALY; encoded by the coding sequence ATGTTCAAGAAGGCGGCAGTCCTCGTGGCGAGCTGTGGTGCGTTGCTGTCTGGCTGCGGTACCGACCTGGAGAGCGAGAACCAGGAGATCGTCTCCAACCTGATCGAGGCCGGCTTCCCCGCGGACGACATCATGGTCGCTGACGGTCAGGTGTACGTGGGCCGTGACGCGCACGTGAGCCTGGAGGCCTCGCGCGAGATGCTCCAGCCGGCCACCCAGGAGACCCAGGAGCAGTACCGCACGACGAACCTCGTCAGCTCCACCAAGACGAAGATCTGCATCAACCCCACGTCCACGTTCAACAGCTACAGCCGCCTGAGCCAGGGCCTGGATCTGGCGATCCAGAACTACAACCAGCGCGGTCTGAGCTTCACGATGGCGCGTGGCCCCACCACGGGCTGCAGCGCGAACATCACCGCGACGGTCATGTCCGGCGCCGGCGGCTCCGCGGGCTTCCCGTCGGGCGGCAACCCCTACGGCACCATCAACATCGGCACCGGCCTGCAGAGCTACAGCGTGGACGTGAACGAGCACGTCATCACGCACGAGCTCGGCCACTGCATCGGCTTCCGTCACTCGGACTACTACAACCGCGCCATCAGCTGCGGCGGCTCCGCTTCCAACGAGGGCACGGCGGGCGTGGGCGCCATCCTCATCAGCGGCACGCCGAGCACCGCGACGGTGGGCGGCTCCATCATGAACTCCTGCTTCCGCTCGACGGAGTCCGGCGAGTTCACCAGCTCCGATATCACCGCGCTGAACGCCCTCTACTAG